In the Synechococcus sp. Nb3U1 genome, one interval contains:
- a CDS encoding helix-turn-helix transcriptional regulator has translation MYHPTSRVLTLLELLQSQAQIGGPELAERLEVDRRTIRRYIEQLQELGIPVEGERGRYGAYRLRPGYKLPPLMFSNDEAIVLMLGLLLAKQAGVDSAERMVEGSLAKLLRVMPPDLRERAEALQMALMISGSTPQVGAVDQRVIAQLSLAIHRGQQVQLRYKTPARDPIASPRLTERVLDPYGLVLHSRRWYAVGYCHLRQDLRSFRLDRVQSCQLLSSTFTQPQNFNALRFLEQSLAQVTGQYEVEVLIQGSLEEIRQRLPYTLGDLQETEEAGIRLRGSVHCLRWFTCVMLEMGFPWQVVHPQELWREVEQLHHRLGQMLACSRVSSVEGY, from the coding sequence ATGTATCACCCCACCAGTCGCGTCTTAACCCTATTGGAACTGCTGCAATCGCAAGCCCAGATCGGCGGGCCGGAATTGGCAGAACGCCTAGAAGTGGATCGACGCACCATCCGCCGCTACATCGAGCAACTCCAGGAGCTCGGGATCCCGGTGGAAGGGGAAAGAGGCCGTTATGGGGCCTACCGCCTGCGCCCAGGGTATAAACTGCCACCGCTAATGTTTTCCAACGATGAGGCGATCGTGCTGATGTTGGGCCTGCTCCTGGCCAAGCAGGCGGGGGTGGATAGCGCGGAACGAATGGTCGAGGGATCCCTGGCCAAGCTGCTGCGGGTCATGCCTCCCGATCTACGGGAACGAGCGGAAGCCCTGCAGATGGCCCTGATGATCTCCGGCTCAACCCCGCAAGTGGGGGCGGTGGATCAAAGGGTGATCGCTCAGCTTAGTCTTGCCATTCACCGCGGACAGCAGGTGCAGCTCAGGTACAAAACCCCCGCTCGGGATCCCATCGCTAGCCCTAGGCTGACGGAGCGGGTATTGGATCCCTATGGGTTGGTGCTGCACAGTCGCCGTTGGTATGCGGTGGGCTATTGTCATCTGCGGCAGGATTTACGCAGTTTTCGTTTGGATCGGGTGCAGTCTTGTCAACTTCTGAGTAGTACCTTTACCCAACCCCAAAACTTCAATGCACTGCGGTTTTTAGAACAGAGCTTGGCCCAGGTGACGGGCCAGTACGAGGTGGAAGTGCTCATTCAGGGATCCCTGGAAGAGATCAGGCAGCGCTTGCCCTACACCTTGGGAGATTTGCAAGAAACAGAAGAGGCCGGGATCCGTCTGCGAGGTTCGGTACACTGCCTGCGTTGGTTTACCTGTGTGATGTTGGAGATGGGTTTTCCCTGGCAGGTTGTGCATCCCCAAGAACTGTGGCGGGAGGTGGAACAGTTGCACCATCGCCTTGGGCAGATGTTGGCCTGTTCAAGAGTATCTTCAGTGGAGGGCTACTGA
- a CDS encoding glycoside hydrolase family 57 protein: MGYLALVLHAHLPFVRHPEQDFVLEEEWLYEAITETYVPLLHMFEGLQRDGIDFRFTMSLTPPLVSMLRDPLLQERYDEYLTKLEELAQLEYDKNVTNGHIRYLAENYVKEFSRVRDLWERYDRDLVKAFKGFQDSGNLEIITCGATHGYLPLMQMYPQAVWSQLLTACEHYNEHFGQWPRGIWLPECAYYQGLERMIADVGLRYMITDGHGILYAKPRPRHGIYAPIFTETGVAVFGRDHESSQQVWSAEVGYPGDPVYREFYKDLGYEADYEYIKPYIMPNGQRKNTGIKYHRITGRNLDLGQKQLYDPYWAREKAAEHAGNFMFNRQRQIEHLYGVMGRPPLVVAPYDAELFGHWWYEGPWFIDYLIRKSYFDQSTYRMTHLAEYLRENPTQQVCKPAQSSWGARGFHEYWLNPTNAWIYPHLHKATERMIELSYREPADDLEWRALNQAARELLLAQSSDWAFIMRTGTMVPYAVRRTKSHLLRFNHLYEKIKEGQFRREKARPEEEEWLSKVEYMDNIFPNINYRTYRPL, translated from the coding sequence ATGGGTTATCTCGCGTTGGTACTCCATGCTCACCTGCCGTTTGTGCGCCACCCCGAGCAAGATTTTGTGCTGGAAGAGGAGTGGCTCTACGAAGCCATCACGGAGACCTACGTCCCCCTGCTGCATATGTTTGAGGGGCTACAGCGAGATGGGATCGATTTTCGCTTCACCATGTCCTTGACGCCGCCTTTGGTGTCGATGCTGCGGGATCCCTTGCTGCAGGAGCGCTACGACGAATACTTGACCAAGCTGGAAGAATTGGCCCAACTGGAATACGACAAAAACGTTACCAATGGTCACATTCGCTATCTGGCGGAGAACTACGTCAAGGAGTTTTCTAGAGTCCGGGATTTGTGGGAACGCTACGATCGGGACTTGGTCAAGGCGTTTAAGGGCTTTCAAGACAGCGGCAACCTGGAGATCATCACCTGTGGGGCTACCCACGGCTACCTGCCTTTGATGCAAATGTATCCCCAGGCGGTATGGTCGCAGTTGCTCACCGCTTGTGAACACTACAACGAACATTTTGGTCAGTGGCCGCGAGGCATTTGGCTGCCGGAATGTGCCTACTACCAGGGCCTAGAGCGGATGATCGCTGATGTGGGCCTGCGCTACATGATCACCGATGGCCACGGCATTCTCTATGCCAAACCCCGGCCCCGTCATGGCATTTACGCCCCCATTTTTACCGAGACAGGAGTTGCGGTTTTCGGGCGCGATCACGAATCCTCTCAGCAGGTATGGTCGGCGGAAGTGGGCTACCCCGGGGATCCCGTCTACCGCGAGTTTTACAAAGATCTGGGCTATGAGGCCGACTATGAGTACATCAAGCCCTACATCATGCCCAATGGCCAACGGAAAAATACGGGCATCAAGTACCACCGCATCACCGGACGCAACCTCGATTTAGGCCAAAAGCAACTGTACGACCCCTACTGGGCGCGGGAAAAAGCGGCAGAGCATGCAGGCAACTTCATGTTCAATCGCCAACGACAGATTGAGCACCTCTACGGGGTGATGGGCCGTCCGCCGCTGGTGGTTGCCCCCTACGATGCCGAACTGTTCGGCCATTGGTGGTACGAAGGGCCTTGGTTCATCGACTACCTGATTCGCAAGAGCTATTTCGACCAATCCACCTACCGCATGACCCATCTGGCGGAATATCTGCGGGAAAACCCAACCCAACAGGTGTGTAAACCGGCTCAATCCAGTTGGGGGGCGCGCGGGTTTCACGAGTATTGGCTCAACCCAACCAATGCCTGGATCTACCCCCATTTGCATAAGGCAACGGAGCGGATGATCGAGTTAAGCTACCGCGAACCTGCTGATGATCTGGAGTGGCGGGCGTTGAATCAGGCAGCCCGAGAACTGCTTTTGGCACAGTCTTCCGATTGGGCTTTCATTATGCGCACGGGTACGATGGTGCCTTACGCGGTACGCCGTACCAAATCTCATCTGCTGCGCTTTAACCACCTCTACGAAAAAATTAAAGAAGGCCAGTTTCGGCGGGAGAAGGCCAGGCCAGAAGAGGAAGAATGGCTTTCTAAGGTGGAGTACATGGACAATATTTTCCCGAATATTAACTACCGCACCTACCGACCGTTGTAG